One Dermacentor silvarum isolate Dsil-2018 chromosome 10, BIME_Dsil_1.4, whole genome shotgun sequence genomic window carries:
- the LOC119466607 gene encoding ovochymase-2, which yields MAADTTSFVLGLLLLASGVPRGGQCCRTEHFPIPSQCGSEGGIPLGVAHSLPWMVTVRVEAMTDVQDPEDLLPCPSVFQAARGDSNGSSDRHLRGGPDSFFGHLARVAVTHKLTSTCAGAVVTARHVLTAAHCLFASRYKPTYRVYLRNGSSAAHGGHASARSYVSVPVSAALCHPGCRFHGTTRAVNDLAVLVLAEPIDIQGGGGGVSALCLPWPDVPVYGSVLWMARHEGRPKGGSAGGGAGRLPTALTRESVQLVNCSLLPQMAHDTAGEPSNELCAVSIGGLREVVDPGTALMVDTVQGWVLVGLLSWLDDARAVSSVAVFTDVRALMAWLLETVFKTF from the exons ATGGCTGCCGACACCACGTCTTTTGTGCTCGGATTGCTGCTGCTCGCCTCTGGGGTGCCCCGGGGTGGCCAGTGCTGTCGCACGGAGCACTTCCCGATCCCCAGCCAGTGTGGTTCGGAAGGTGGGATCCCGCTGGGTGTCGCCCACTCGTTGCCCTGGATGGTGACGGTGCGCGTAGAGGCAATGACCGATGTCCAGGACCCGGAGGACCTGCTGCCTTGCCCCAGCGTATTCCAGGCCGCCAGGGGAGACTCCAACGGCTCGTCGGACCGCCACCTCCGCGGGGGGCCGGACTCCTTCTTTGGCCACCTGGCGCGAGTGGCCGTCACCCACAAGCTGACCTCGACGTGCGCCGGCGCCGTCGTCAccgcaag GCACGTTCTGACGGCGGCCCACTGCCTGTTCGCGTCGCGCTACAAGCCGACGTACCGCGTGTACCTGCGCAATGGCAGCTCGGCCGCCCACGGAGGGCACGCATCGGCACGTTCTTACGTGAGCGTGCCGGTGTCAGCAGCGCTGTGCCATCCGGGATGTCGGTTCCACGGCACCACCCGGGCCGTCAACGACCTCGCCGTGCTCGTGCTCGCCGAGCCCATTGACATTCAG ggcggcggcggcggcgtgagcGCCCTGTGCCTGCCCTGGCCCGACGTGCCGGTGTACGGCTCAGTTCTGTGGATGGCACGCCACGAAGGCCGTCCCAAGGGTGGCTCGGCCGGGGGAGGAGCGGGCCGGCTGCCCACCGCCCTGACCAGGGAGTCCGTGCAGCTCGTCAACTGCTCACTGCTCCCGCAGATGGCCCACGACACCG CTGGAGAGCCCTCGAACGAGCTATGCGCCGTAAGCATCGGAGGCCTTCGCGAGGTGGTCGACCCCGGCACCGCGCTCATGGTGGACACCGTCCAGGGCTGGGTCCTCGTCGGCCTGCTCTCCTGGCTAGACGACGCCCGCGCCGTCTCCAGTGTCGCCGTCTTCACCGATGTGCGCGCCCTCATGGCGTGGCTGCTGGAGACGGTCTTTAAGACCTTCTGA